From a single Hippoglossus stenolepis isolate QCI-W04-F060 chromosome 2, HSTE1.2, whole genome shotgun sequence genomic region:
- the LOC118122056 gene encoding CSC1-like protein 2 isoform X5, whose amino-acid sequence MLRVLIVTMAIFGGGQTCGGQDNCSANSESKDYCYSARIRSTVLQGLSFGGVPTVLALDFMCFLVLLFVFSILRKVAWDYGRLALVTDADRLKKRFSNVEEREYVASAMHSETPDRYERLTSVSSSVDFDQRDNGFCSWLTAIFRIKDEEIREKCGEDAVHYLSFQRHIIGLLVVVGVLSVGIVLPVNFSGDLLENNAYSFGRTTIANLKSGTNLLWLHTSFAFMYLLLTVYSMRRHTSKMHYKEDDLVKRTLFINCISKYAEESQIKQHFEQAYENCTVLEARICYNVAKLMSLNAERKKTERSKKFFTDLMAKEHVPTMINPKPCGHLCCCAITGCEEEEAVSFYTKRESKLKEEYRKEKEKVHTKPLGMAFVTFQNESMTAIILKDFNACQVQGCRCRQEPRSSQFSDVLHVHNWSVSYAPDPQNVRWEHLSLGGISWWIRCFIINCILFLLLFFLTTPAIIISTMDKFNVTKPVEYLNNPIVTQFFPTLLLWAFSALLPTIVYYSAFFEAHWTRSGENRTTMHKCYTFLIFMVLLLPSLGLSSLDVFFRWLFDRKFLADAKVRFECVFLPDNGAFFVNYVIASAFIGNAMDLLRIPGLLMYMIRLCLARSAADRRNVKRHQAYEFQFGAAYAWMMNVFTVVMAYSITCPIIVPFGLMYMLLKHLVDRYNMYYAYLPSKLDKKIHSGAVTQVVAAPILCLFWLLFFSTVRTGFETPTSMFTLVVLIVTIVVCLSHICFGHFKYLSAHNYKIDTKENDVDTVENGRPARPSFSPVTKSQQQQQQQMYIAQVLQDPNSDEPGGGSGEEDRGSSQDEELLNGGNSINEADFQSGEDSLIANEVRQ is encoded by the exons ATGCTCAGAGTGCTGATCGTTACCATGGCGATATTTGGCGGCGGCCAGACGTGTGGCGGTCAGGATAACTGCTCGGCTAACAGCGAGTCCAAAGATTACTGTTACTCTGCTCGTATTCGCAGCACGGTGCTGCAGGGGCTGTCGTTCGGAGGAGTGCCCACCGTGCTCGCCCTGGACTTCATGTGCTTCCTG gtgctgctctttgtcttttctattcTGCGGAAAGTTGCGTGGGACTATGGCCGCCTGGCGCTGGTCACCGACGCCGACAG ACTAAAGAAGCGTTTCAGCAACGTGGAGGAACGGGAATA tGTTGCCTCGGCAATGCACTCAGAAACGCCCGACCGCTACGAACGCCTCACGTCCGTCTCCAGCTCCGTCGACTTCGACCAGAGAGACAAC GGCTTCTGCTCGTGGCTGACGGCCATCTTCAGAATAAA GGATGAAGAGATCAGAGAGAAATGTGGGGAGGATGCTGTTCACTACCTTTCCTTCCAGCGCCACATCATCGGCCTGCTGGTCGTAGTCGGAGTCCTCTCCGTCGGCATCGTCCTGCCCGTCAACTTCTCTGGAGACCTGCTGG AAAACAACGCCTACAGCTTCGGACGCACCACGATAGCCAACCTTAAGTCTGG GACGAATCTGCTGTGGCTCCACACCTCGTTTGCCTTCATGTATCTGCTCCTGACCGTCTACAGCATGAGGAGACACACGTCCAAGATGCACTACAAGGAGGACGACCTG GTGAAACGCACTTTATTCATTAACTGCATCTCTAAATACGCTGAGGAGAGTCAGATCAAACAGCACTTTGA ACAGGCGTATGAGAACTGCACCGTGCTGGAGGCTCGGATCTGCTACAACGTGGCCAAACTGATGTCTCTGAATGCAGAGAG gaaGAAGACGGAGCGCAGTAAGAAGTTCTTCACCGACCTGATGGCGAAGGAACACGTTCCCACCATGATCAACCCCAAACCCTGTGGACACCTGTGCTGCTGCGCCATCACCGGCTGCGAGGAG GAGGAGGCGGTGAGCTTCTACACGAAGAGAGAGTCCAAACTGAAGGAGGAGtacaggaaggagaaggagaaggtcCACACCAAACCGCTGGGCATGGCCTTCGTCACCTTCCAGAACGAGTCCATGACCGCCAT TATTTTGAAAGATTTTAACGCCTGTCAAGTTCAGGGTTGTCGGTGTCGACAGGAGCCACGTTCCTCTCAGTTCAGCGACGTTCTTCACGTTCACAACTGGAGCGTTTCATACGCACCTGACCCGCAGAACGTCCGCTG GGAGCATCTGTCGCTGGGTGGGATCTCCTGGTGGATCCGCTGCTTCATCATCAActgcatcctcttcctcctgctcttcttcctcaccaCACCTGCCATCATCATCTCCACAATGGACAAGTTCAACGTCACCAAACCCGTCGAGTATCTAAAC AATCCCATCGTCACTCAGTTCTTCCCGACTCTGCTTCTCTGGGCgttctctgctctgctgccaaCCATCGTCTATTACTCTGCGTTCTTCGAGGCTCACTGGACCAG GTCTGGAGAAAACAGGACAACGATGCACAAATGTTACACCTTCCTGATCTTCATGGTGCTGCTGCTTCCGTCTCTCGGACTCAGCAG tCTGGATGTTTTCTTCCGTTGGCTCTTCGATAGAAAGTTCCTGGCTGATGCTAAAGTCAGATTTGA GTGCGTCTTCCTGCCTGATAACGGAGCTTTCTTCGTCAATTATGTCATCGCCTCTGCGTTCATTGGAAACGCCATGGACCTGTTGAGGATCCCGGGTCTACTCATGTACATGATTCGGCTGTGCCTGGCTCGCTCTGCCGCCGACCGCCGCAACGTCAAGAGG CACCAGGCCTATGAGTTCCAGTTCGGAGCCGCATACGCCTGGATGATGAACGTCTTCACGGTGGTGATGGCCTACAGCATCACCTGCCCCATCATCGTCCCCTTTG GTCTGATGTACATGCTGCTTAAACACCTGGTGGACCGATACAACATGTACTACGCCTACCTGccgtccaaactggacaagaAGATCCACTCGGGAGCCGTCACCCAGGTGGTGGCTGCACCCATCCTCTGCCTCTTCTGGCTACTCTTCTTCTCTACTGTACGCACAG GTTTTGAGACACCGACCTCCATGTTTACTCTGGTGGTGCTGATCGTCACCATCGTGGTCTGTCTGTCCCACATCTGTTTCGGACACTTCAAGTACCTCAGTGCTCACAACTACAAG ATCGACACCAAGGAGAATGATGTAGACACTGTTGAAAACGGACGTCCAGCTCGTCCCTCGTTCTCGCCCGTCACCAAATCTCAG cagcagcagcagcagcagatgtacATCGCCCAGGTGCTTCAGGACCCAAACTCGGACGAGCCAGGGGGTGGCAGCGGCGAGGAGGACCGCGGGTCGTCCCaggatgaggagctgctgaacGGAGGAAACAGCATAAACGAGGCGGATTTCCAGTCAGGGGAGGACAGTCTGATTGCCAACGAGGTCCGCCAGTAG
- the LOC118122056 gene encoding CSC1-like protein 2 isoform X6, with protein MLRVLIVTMAIFGGGQTCGGQDNCSANSESKDYCYSARIRSTVLQGLSFGGVPTVLALDFMCFLVLLFVFSILRKVAWDYGRLALVTDADSRRRDRDNYEPVKSVASAMHSETPDRYERLTSVSSSVDFDQRDNGFCSWLTAIFRIKDEEIREKCGEDAVHYLSFQRHIIGLLVVVGVLSVGIVLPVNFSGDLLENNAYSFGRTTIANLKSGTNLLWLHTSFAFMYLLLTVYSMRRHTSKMHYKEDDLVKRTLFINCISKYAEESQIKQHFEQAYENCTVLEARICYNVAKLMSLNAERKKTERSKKFFTDLMAKEHVPTMINPKPCGHLCCCAITGCEEEEAVSFYTKRESKLKEEYRKEKEKVHTKPLGMAFVTFQNESMTAIILKDFNACQVQGCRCRQEPRSSQFSDVLHVHNWSVSYAPDPQNVRWEHLSLGGISWWIRCFIINCILFLLLFFLTTPAIIISTMDKFNVTKPVEYLNNPIVTQFFPTLLLWAFSALLPTIVYYSAFFEAHWTRSGENRTTMHKCYTFLIFMVLLLPSLGLSSLDVFFRWLFDRKFLADAKVRFECVFLPDNGAFFVNYVIASAFIGNAMDLLRIPGLLMYMIRLCLARSAADRRNVKRHQAYEFQFGAAYAWMMNVFTVVMAYSITCPIIVPFGLMYMLLKHLVDRYNMYYAYLPSKLDKKIHSGAVTQVVAAPILCLFWLLFFSTVRTGFETPTSMFTLVVLIVTIVVCLSHICFGHFKYLSAHNYKIDTKENDVDTVENGRPARPSFSPVTKSQQQQQQQMYIAQVLQDPNSDEPGGGSGEEDRGSSQDEELLNGGNSINEADFQSGEDSLIANEVRQ; from the exons ATGCTCAGAGTGCTGATCGTTACCATGGCGATATTTGGCGGCGGCCAGACGTGTGGCGGTCAGGATAACTGCTCGGCTAACAGCGAGTCCAAAGATTACTGTTACTCTGCTCGTATTCGCAGCACGGTGCTGCAGGGGCTGTCGTTCGGAGGAGTGCCCACCGTGCTCGCCCTGGACTTCATGTGCTTCCTG gtgctgctctttgtcttttctattcTGCGGAAAGTTGCGTGGGACTATGGCCGCCTGGCGCTGGTCACCGACGCCGACAG CCGAAGACGAGACAGAGATAACTATGAGCCGGTGAAAAG tGTTGCCTCGGCAATGCACTCAGAAACGCCCGACCGCTACGAACGCCTCACGTCCGTCTCCAGCTCCGTCGACTTCGACCAGAGAGACAAC GGCTTCTGCTCGTGGCTGACGGCCATCTTCAGAATAAA GGATGAAGAGATCAGAGAGAAATGTGGGGAGGATGCTGTTCACTACCTTTCCTTCCAGCGCCACATCATCGGCCTGCTGGTCGTAGTCGGAGTCCTCTCCGTCGGCATCGTCCTGCCCGTCAACTTCTCTGGAGACCTGCTGG AAAACAACGCCTACAGCTTCGGACGCACCACGATAGCCAACCTTAAGTCTGG GACGAATCTGCTGTGGCTCCACACCTCGTTTGCCTTCATGTATCTGCTCCTGACCGTCTACAGCATGAGGAGACACACGTCCAAGATGCACTACAAGGAGGACGACCTG GTGAAACGCACTTTATTCATTAACTGCATCTCTAAATACGCTGAGGAGAGTCAGATCAAACAGCACTTTGA ACAGGCGTATGAGAACTGCACCGTGCTGGAGGCTCGGATCTGCTACAACGTGGCCAAACTGATGTCTCTGAATGCAGAGAG gaaGAAGACGGAGCGCAGTAAGAAGTTCTTCACCGACCTGATGGCGAAGGAACACGTTCCCACCATGATCAACCCCAAACCCTGTGGACACCTGTGCTGCTGCGCCATCACCGGCTGCGAGGAG GAGGAGGCGGTGAGCTTCTACACGAAGAGAGAGTCCAAACTGAAGGAGGAGtacaggaaggagaaggagaaggtcCACACCAAACCGCTGGGCATGGCCTTCGTCACCTTCCAGAACGAGTCCATGACCGCCAT TATTTTGAAAGATTTTAACGCCTGTCAAGTTCAGGGTTGTCGGTGTCGACAGGAGCCACGTTCCTCTCAGTTCAGCGACGTTCTTCACGTTCACAACTGGAGCGTTTCATACGCACCTGACCCGCAGAACGTCCGCTG GGAGCATCTGTCGCTGGGTGGGATCTCCTGGTGGATCCGCTGCTTCATCATCAActgcatcctcttcctcctgctcttcttcctcaccaCACCTGCCATCATCATCTCCACAATGGACAAGTTCAACGTCACCAAACCCGTCGAGTATCTAAAC AATCCCATCGTCACTCAGTTCTTCCCGACTCTGCTTCTCTGGGCgttctctgctctgctgccaaCCATCGTCTATTACTCTGCGTTCTTCGAGGCTCACTGGACCAG GTCTGGAGAAAACAGGACAACGATGCACAAATGTTACACCTTCCTGATCTTCATGGTGCTGCTGCTTCCGTCTCTCGGACTCAGCAG tCTGGATGTTTTCTTCCGTTGGCTCTTCGATAGAAAGTTCCTGGCTGATGCTAAAGTCAGATTTGA GTGCGTCTTCCTGCCTGATAACGGAGCTTTCTTCGTCAATTATGTCATCGCCTCTGCGTTCATTGGAAACGCCATGGACCTGTTGAGGATCCCGGGTCTACTCATGTACATGATTCGGCTGTGCCTGGCTCGCTCTGCCGCCGACCGCCGCAACGTCAAGAGG CACCAGGCCTATGAGTTCCAGTTCGGAGCCGCATACGCCTGGATGATGAACGTCTTCACGGTGGTGATGGCCTACAGCATCACCTGCCCCATCATCGTCCCCTTTG GTCTGATGTACATGCTGCTTAAACACCTGGTGGACCGATACAACATGTACTACGCCTACCTGccgtccaaactggacaagaAGATCCACTCGGGAGCCGTCACCCAGGTGGTGGCTGCACCCATCCTCTGCCTCTTCTGGCTACTCTTCTTCTCTACTGTACGCACAG GTTTTGAGACACCGACCTCCATGTTTACTCTGGTGGTGCTGATCGTCACCATCGTGGTCTGTCTGTCCCACATCTGTTTCGGACACTTCAAGTACCTCAGTGCTCACAACTACAAG ATCGACACCAAGGAGAATGATGTAGACACTGTTGAAAACGGACGTCCAGCTCGTCCCTCGTTCTCGCCCGTCACCAAATCTCAG cagcagcagcagcagcagatgtacATCGCCCAGGTGCTTCAGGACCCAAACTCGGACGAGCCAGGGGGTGGCAGCGGCGAGGAGGACCGCGGGTCGTCCCaggatgaggagctgctgaacGGAGGAAACAGCATAAACGAGGCGGATTTCCAGTCAGGGGAGGACAGTCTGATTGCCAACGAGGTCCGCCAGTAG
- the LOC118122056 gene encoding CSC1-like protein 2 isoform X2, whose product MLRVLIVTMAIFGGGQTCGGQDNCSANSESKDYCYSARIRSTVLQGLSFGGVPTVLALDFMCFLVLLFVFSILRKVAWDYGRLALVTDADSRRRDRDNYEPVKSVASAMHSETPDRYERLTSVSSSVDFDQRDNGFCSWLTAIFRIKDEEIREKCGEDAVHYLSFQRHIIGLLVVVGVLSVGIVLPVNFSGDLLVRIISKDAFLSQGVPGPPSKEENNAYSFGRTTIANLKSGTNLLWLHTSFAFMYLLLTVYSMRRHTSKMHYKEDDLVKRTLFINCISKYAEESQIKQHFEQAYENCTVLEARICYNVAKLMSLNAERKKTERSKKFFTDLMAKEHVPTMINPKPCGHLCCCAITGCEEEEAVSFYTKRESKLKEEYRKEKEKVHTKPLGMAFVTFQNESMTAIILKDFNACQVQGCRCRQEPRSSQFSDVLHVHNWSVSYAPDPQNVRWEHLSLGGISWWIRCFIINCILFLLLFFLTTPAIIISTMDKFNVTKPVEYLNNPIVTQFFPTLLLWAFSALLPTIVYYSAFFEAHWTRSGENRTTMHKCYTFLIFMVLLLPSLGLSSLDVFFRWLFDRKFLADAKVRFECVFLPDNGAFFVNYVIASAFIGNAMDLLRIPGLLMYMIRLCLARSAADRRNVKRHQAYEFQFGAAYAWMMNVFTVVMAYSITCPIIVPFGLMYMLLKHLVDRYNMYYAYLPSKLDKKIHSGAVTQVVAAPILCLFWLLFFSTVRTGFETPTSMFTLVVLIVTIVVCLSHICFGHFKYLSAHNYKIDTKENDVDTVENGRPARPSFSPVTKSQQQQQQQMYIAQVLQDPNSDEPGGGSGEEDRGSSQDEELLNGGNSINEADFQSGEDSLIANEVRQ is encoded by the exons ATGCTCAGAGTGCTGATCGTTACCATGGCGATATTTGGCGGCGGCCAGACGTGTGGCGGTCAGGATAACTGCTCGGCTAACAGCGAGTCCAAAGATTACTGTTACTCTGCTCGTATTCGCAGCACGGTGCTGCAGGGGCTGTCGTTCGGAGGAGTGCCCACCGTGCTCGCCCTGGACTTCATGTGCTTCCTG gtgctgctctttgtcttttctattcTGCGGAAAGTTGCGTGGGACTATGGCCGCCTGGCGCTGGTCACCGACGCCGACAG CCGAAGACGAGACAGAGATAACTATGAGCCGGTGAAAAG tGTTGCCTCGGCAATGCACTCAGAAACGCCCGACCGCTACGAACGCCTCACGTCCGTCTCCAGCTCCGTCGACTTCGACCAGAGAGACAAC GGCTTCTGCTCGTGGCTGACGGCCATCTTCAGAATAAA GGATGAAGAGATCAGAGAGAAATGTGGGGAGGATGCTGTTCACTACCTTTCCTTCCAGCGCCACATCATCGGCCTGCTGGTCGTAGTCGGAGTCCTCTCCGTCGGCATCGTCCTGCCCGTCAACTTCTCTGGAGACCTGCTGG TCAGAATTATCAGTAAAGATGCGTTCCTAAGCCAAGGAGTACCCGGACCTCCTTCTAAAGAAG AAAACAACGCCTACAGCTTCGGACGCACCACGATAGCCAACCTTAAGTCTGG GACGAATCTGCTGTGGCTCCACACCTCGTTTGCCTTCATGTATCTGCTCCTGACCGTCTACAGCATGAGGAGACACACGTCCAAGATGCACTACAAGGAGGACGACCTG GTGAAACGCACTTTATTCATTAACTGCATCTCTAAATACGCTGAGGAGAGTCAGATCAAACAGCACTTTGA ACAGGCGTATGAGAACTGCACCGTGCTGGAGGCTCGGATCTGCTACAACGTGGCCAAACTGATGTCTCTGAATGCAGAGAG gaaGAAGACGGAGCGCAGTAAGAAGTTCTTCACCGACCTGATGGCGAAGGAACACGTTCCCACCATGATCAACCCCAAACCCTGTGGACACCTGTGCTGCTGCGCCATCACCGGCTGCGAGGAG GAGGAGGCGGTGAGCTTCTACACGAAGAGAGAGTCCAAACTGAAGGAGGAGtacaggaaggagaaggagaaggtcCACACCAAACCGCTGGGCATGGCCTTCGTCACCTTCCAGAACGAGTCCATGACCGCCAT TATTTTGAAAGATTTTAACGCCTGTCAAGTTCAGGGTTGTCGGTGTCGACAGGAGCCACGTTCCTCTCAGTTCAGCGACGTTCTTCACGTTCACAACTGGAGCGTTTCATACGCACCTGACCCGCAGAACGTCCGCTG GGAGCATCTGTCGCTGGGTGGGATCTCCTGGTGGATCCGCTGCTTCATCATCAActgcatcctcttcctcctgctcttcttcctcaccaCACCTGCCATCATCATCTCCACAATGGACAAGTTCAACGTCACCAAACCCGTCGAGTATCTAAAC AATCCCATCGTCACTCAGTTCTTCCCGACTCTGCTTCTCTGGGCgttctctgctctgctgccaaCCATCGTCTATTACTCTGCGTTCTTCGAGGCTCACTGGACCAG GTCTGGAGAAAACAGGACAACGATGCACAAATGTTACACCTTCCTGATCTTCATGGTGCTGCTGCTTCCGTCTCTCGGACTCAGCAG tCTGGATGTTTTCTTCCGTTGGCTCTTCGATAGAAAGTTCCTGGCTGATGCTAAAGTCAGATTTGA GTGCGTCTTCCTGCCTGATAACGGAGCTTTCTTCGTCAATTATGTCATCGCCTCTGCGTTCATTGGAAACGCCATGGACCTGTTGAGGATCCCGGGTCTACTCATGTACATGATTCGGCTGTGCCTGGCTCGCTCTGCCGCCGACCGCCGCAACGTCAAGAGG CACCAGGCCTATGAGTTCCAGTTCGGAGCCGCATACGCCTGGATGATGAACGTCTTCACGGTGGTGATGGCCTACAGCATCACCTGCCCCATCATCGTCCCCTTTG GTCTGATGTACATGCTGCTTAAACACCTGGTGGACCGATACAACATGTACTACGCCTACCTGccgtccaaactggacaagaAGATCCACTCGGGAGCCGTCACCCAGGTGGTGGCTGCACCCATCCTCTGCCTCTTCTGGCTACTCTTCTTCTCTACTGTACGCACAG GTTTTGAGACACCGACCTCCATGTTTACTCTGGTGGTGCTGATCGTCACCATCGTGGTCTGTCTGTCCCACATCTGTTTCGGACACTTCAAGTACCTCAGTGCTCACAACTACAAG ATCGACACCAAGGAGAATGATGTAGACACTGTTGAAAACGGACGTCCAGCTCGTCCCTCGTTCTCGCCCGTCACCAAATCTCAG cagcagcagcagcagcagatgtacATCGCCCAGGTGCTTCAGGACCCAAACTCGGACGAGCCAGGGGGTGGCAGCGGCGAGGAGGACCGCGGGTCGTCCCaggatgaggagctgctgaacGGAGGAAACAGCATAAACGAGGCGGATTTCCAGTCAGGGGAGGACAGTCTGATTGCCAACGAGGTCCGCCAGTAG
- the LOC118122056 gene encoding CSC1-like protein 2 isoform X4, with amino-acid sequence MLRVLIVTMAIFGGGQTCGGQDNCSANSESKDYCYSARIRSTVLQGLSFGGVPTVLALDFMCFLVLLFVFSILRKVAWDYGRLALVTDADSVASAMHSETPDRYERLTSVSSSVDFDQRDNGFCSWLTAIFRIKDEEIREKCGEDAVHYLSFQRHIIGLLVVVGVLSVGIVLPVNFSGDLLVRIISKDAFLSQGVPGPPSKEENNAYSFGRTTIANLKSGTNLLWLHTSFAFMYLLLTVYSMRRHTSKMHYKEDDLVKRTLFINCISKYAEESQIKQHFEQAYENCTVLEARICYNVAKLMSLNAERKKTERSKKFFTDLMAKEHVPTMINPKPCGHLCCCAITGCEEEEAVSFYTKRESKLKEEYRKEKEKVHTKPLGMAFVTFQNESMTAIILKDFNACQVQGCRCRQEPRSSQFSDVLHVHNWSVSYAPDPQNVRWEHLSLGGISWWIRCFIINCILFLLLFFLTTPAIIISTMDKFNVTKPVEYLNNPIVTQFFPTLLLWAFSALLPTIVYYSAFFEAHWTRSGENRTTMHKCYTFLIFMVLLLPSLGLSSLDVFFRWLFDRKFLADAKVRFECVFLPDNGAFFVNYVIASAFIGNAMDLLRIPGLLMYMIRLCLARSAADRRNVKRHQAYEFQFGAAYAWMMNVFTVVMAYSITCPIIVPFGLMYMLLKHLVDRYNMYYAYLPSKLDKKIHSGAVTQVVAAPILCLFWLLFFSTVRTGFETPTSMFTLVVLIVTIVVCLSHICFGHFKYLSAHNYKIDTKENDVDTVENGRPARPSFSPVTKSQQQQQQQMYIAQVLQDPNSDEPGGGSGEEDRGSSQDEELLNGGNSINEADFQSGEDSLIANEVRQ; translated from the exons ATGCTCAGAGTGCTGATCGTTACCATGGCGATATTTGGCGGCGGCCAGACGTGTGGCGGTCAGGATAACTGCTCGGCTAACAGCGAGTCCAAAGATTACTGTTACTCTGCTCGTATTCGCAGCACGGTGCTGCAGGGGCTGTCGTTCGGAGGAGTGCCCACCGTGCTCGCCCTGGACTTCATGTGCTTCCTG gtgctgctctttgtcttttctattcTGCGGAAAGTTGCGTGGGACTATGGCCGCCTGGCGCTGGTCACCGACGCCGACAG tGTTGCCTCGGCAATGCACTCAGAAACGCCCGACCGCTACGAACGCCTCACGTCCGTCTCCAGCTCCGTCGACTTCGACCAGAGAGACAAC GGCTTCTGCTCGTGGCTGACGGCCATCTTCAGAATAAA GGATGAAGAGATCAGAGAGAAATGTGGGGAGGATGCTGTTCACTACCTTTCCTTCCAGCGCCACATCATCGGCCTGCTGGTCGTAGTCGGAGTCCTCTCCGTCGGCATCGTCCTGCCCGTCAACTTCTCTGGAGACCTGCTGG TCAGAATTATCAGTAAAGATGCGTTCCTAAGCCAAGGAGTACCCGGACCTCCTTCTAAAGAAG AAAACAACGCCTACAGCTTCGGACGCACCACGATAGCCAACCTTAAGTCTGG GACGAATCTGCTGTGGCTCCACACCTCGTTTGCCTTCATGTATCTGCTCCTGACCGTCTACAGCATGAGGAGACACACGTCCAAGATGCACTACAAGGAGGACGACCTG GTGAAACGCACTTTATTCATTAACTGCATCTCTAAATACGCTGAGGAGAGTCAGATCAAACAGCACTTTGA ACAGGCGTATGAGAACTGCACCGTGCTGGAGGCTCGGATCTGCTACAACGTGGCCAAACTGATGTCTCTGAATGCAGAGAG gaaGAAGACGGAGCGCAGTAAGAAGTTCTTCACCGACCTGATGGCGAAGGAACACGTTCCCACCATGATCAACCCCAAACCCTGTGGACACCTGTGCTGCTGCGCCATCACCGGCTGCGAGGAG GAGGAGGCGGTGAGCTTCTACACGAAGAGAGAGTCCAAACTGAAGGAGGAGtacaggaaggagaaggagaaggtcCACACCAAACCGCTGGGCATGGCCTTCGTCACCTTCCAGAACGAGTCCATGACCGCCAT TATTTTGAAAGATTTTAACGCCTGTCAAGTTCAGGGTTGTCGGTGTCGACAGGAGCCACGTTCCTCTCAGTTCAGCGACGTTCTTCACGTTCACAACTGGAGCGTTTCATACGCACCTGACCCGCAGAACGTCCGCTG GGAGCATCTGTCGCTGGGTGGGATCTCCTGGTGGATCCGCTGCTTCATCATCAActgcatcctcttcctcctgctcttcttcctcaccaCACCTGCCATCATCATCTCCACAATGGACAAGTTCAACGTCACCAAACCCGTCGAGTATCTAAAC AATCCCATCGTCACTCAGTTCTTCCCGACTCTGCTTCTCTGGGCgttctctgctctgctgccaaCCATCGTCTATTACTCTGCGTTCTTCGAGGCTCACTGGACCAG GTCTGGAGAAAACAGGACAACGATGCACAAATGTTACACCTTCCTGATCTTCATGGTGCTGCTGCTTCCGTCTCTCGGACTCAGCAG tCTGGATGTTTTCTTCCGTTGGCTCTTCGATAGAAAGTTCCTGGCTGATGCTAAAGTCAGATTTGA GTGCGTCTTCCTGCCTGATAACGGAGCTTTCTTCGTCAATTATGTCATCGCCTCTGCGTTCATTGGAAACGCCATGGACCTGTTGAGGATCCCGGGTCTACTCATGTACATGATTCGGCTGTGCCTGGCTCGCTCTGCCGCCGACCGCCGCAACGTCAAGAGG CACCAGGCCTATGAGTTCCAGTTCGGAGCCGCATACGCCTGGATGATGAACGTCTTCACGGTGGTGATGGCCTACAGCATCACCTGCCCCATCATCGTCCCCTTTG GTCTGATGTACATGCTGCTTAAACACCTGGTGGACCGATACAACATGTACTACGCCTACCTGccgtccaaactggacaagaAGATCCACTCGGGAGCCGTCACCCAGGTGGTGGCTGCACCCATCCTCTGCCTCTTCTGGCTACTCTTCTTCTCTACTGTACGCACAG GTTTTGAGACACCGACCTCCATGTTTACTCTGGTGGTGCTGATCGTCACCATCGTGGTCTGTCTGTCCCACATCTGTTTCGGACACTTCAAGTACCTCAGTGCTCACAACTACAAG ATCGACACCAAGGAGAATGATGTAGACACTGTTGAAAACGGACGTCCAGCTCGTCCCTCGTTCTCGCCCGTCACCAAATCTCAG cagcagcagcagcagcagatgtacATCGCCCAGGTGCTTCAGGACCCAAACTCGGACGAGCCAGGGGGTGGCAGCGGCGAGGAGGACCGCGGGTCGTCCCaggatgaggagctgctgaacGGAGGAAACAGCATAAACGAGGCGGATTTCCAGTCAGGGGAGGACAGTCTGATTGCCAACGAGGTCCGCCAGTAG